The uncultured Methanomethylovorans sp. genome contains a region encoding:
- a CDS encoding carbohydrate kinase has translation MKRAFAIGETFYDITFREKRPISANPGGAMLNTAVSLARCGIDVTLITEFSTDHLGDMVNEFLKFNGVNTENIYRYEGGETPLALAFLDEMNDAKYVFYETYPPERLQIATPAFRKEDIVLFGSLMAVSEQAREKLLDIIKAAKDAGAILIYDPNLRESLLNRIKGVRSMVKENISLAHVVQGSHRDFEIAFGKEDAEQVYEHVKECGCNCLIYTKNDRGVWLKTDKCQKYHPVPSVEVVSTIGAGDSFNAGLIYRMHSLEDENFFPEWNNQSSWEYVITTAISFATHVCTHTENYISKDFASLLK, from the coding sequence ATGAAAAGAGCATTTGCCATAGGTGAAACATTTTATGACATAACATTTCGGGAAAAAAGGCCGATCTCTGCAAACCCTGGCGGTGCAATGCTCAATACTGCTGTTTCTCTTGCAAGATGCGGAATAGATGTAACCCTGATTACCGAATTCTCTACTGATCATTTAGGTGATATGGTAAATGAATTCCTCAAATTCAATGGTGTGAATACTGAAAACATATATAGATACGAGGGCGGAGAAACGCCCCTTGCACTTGCCTTTCTGGACGAGATGAATGATGCAAAATATGTTTTTTACGAAACTTATCCTCCTGAAAGATTACAGATAGCAACTCCTGCTTTTAGAAAAGAAGATATAGTACTTTTTGGTTCGCTGATGGCGGTATCGGAGCAAGCAAGAGAAAAACTTTTGGACATAATAAAAGCCGCAAAAGATGCAGGTGCTATCCTGATATATGATCCAAACCTGCGGGAATCGCTTCTAAATCGTATTAAAGGTGTAAGGAGCATGGTAAAGGAAAACATATCACTGGCACATGTAGTCCAGGGTTCACATAGGGATTTTGAGATAGCTTTTGGCAAAGAAGATGCCGAACAAGTGTATGAGCATGTAAAAGAATGTGGTTGCAACTGCTTGATATATACGAAAAATGACAGGGGAGTCTGGCTGAAAACAGACAAATGCCAAAAATATCACCCCGTACCATCTGTAGAAGTTGTGAGTACGATAGGGGCTGGAGATAGCTTTAATGCTGGCCTGATATACCGTATGCATTCTCTAGAGGATGAAAACTTTTTTCCCGAATGGAATAATCAATCTAGTTGGGAATATGTAATTACGACTGCAATAAGCTTCGCTACGCATGTATGTACACATACTGAGAATTATATCTCAAAGGATTTTGCATCTTTATTGAAATAG